A window of Natrinema versiforme contains these coding sequences:
- a CDS encoding MBL fold metallo-hydrolase: protein MEVHHVTEDAETFTCNAFLAVGEDGTTTLVDAGAWDGVVDEIRDYADDLEAVVMTHQHGDHVAQLEAVCDAFDPEVYAYAEHPARTQAIDDGDTVRIGDEEFDVVYTPGHADDHVSFVSESSLFSGDVVVHDDGAFDYGSFGRTDMAGQSRERLIESIEDLLERMPEGVEHMYAGHGGVFHGDVLDVVETALERAEKREPKYPDE from the coding sequence ATGGAAGTCCATCACGTCACCGAGGACGCGGAGACGTTCACCTGCAACGCATTCCTCGCCGTCGGCGAGGACGGAACGACGACGCTGGTCGACGCCGGCGCGTGGGACGGCGTCGTCGACGAAATCCGCGACTACGCCGACGACCTCGAGGCCGTCGTGATGACCCACCAACACGGCGATCACGTCGCCCAGCTCGAGGCCGTCTGCGACGCCTTCGACCCCGAGGTGTACGCCTACGCCGAGCATCCAGCCCGGACGCAGGCGATCGACGACGGCGACACGGTCCGGATCGGCGACGAGGAGTTCGACGTCGTCTACACGCCGGGCCACGCCGACGACCATGTCTCGTTCGTCTCCGAGTCGTCGCTGTTCTCCGGCGATGTCGTCGTCCACGACGACGGGGCCTTCGACTACGGCAGTTTCGGGCGCACCGACATGGCCGGCCAGTCCCGCGAGCGACTCATCGAGAGCATCGAGGACTTGCTCGAGCGCATGCCCGAGGGGGTCGAACACATGTACGCGGGCCACGGTGGGGTCTTCCACGGCGACGTACTCGATGTCGTGGAAACGGCGCTCGAGCGGGCGGAGAAGCGGGAGCCGAAATATCCTGACGAGTGA
- a CDS encoding DUF5786 family protein: protein MGFGSYDESEQQEVDADFDDEDAVKSGENSHEGTIEFENGASSDELLDRLKEIKDESD, encoded by the coding sequence ATGGGATTTGGGAGCTACGATGAATCTGAGCAACAGGAGGTCGACGCTGATTTTGACGACGAGGACGCAGTCAAGTCGGGAGAGAACAGCCACGAGGGAACCATCGAGTTCGAAAATGGCGCGTCCAGCGACGAACTGCTCGATCGGCTCAAGGAGATCAAAGACGAGAGCGACTGA
- a CDS encoding DUF99 family protein, protein MKPGVRALGIAESYRGDHDRNRAESTLAGAVVRADRVCDGLEYAACRVGGTDGTDAVIGLLDDLGRPDIRYVLLGAVAPAWYNLLDLSRIHEAVDRPVIAVTFEASDGLEASLREAFSGPELEARLATYRALPERRDLSVNDETVYVRSVGLEADEAAAVVRAFTPEGGRPEPIRVAGQAARAADSYVRSLE, encoded by the coding sequence ATGAAGCCCGGGGTGCGGGCGCTGGGCATCGCCGAATCGTACCGCGGCGATCACGACCGTAACCGGGCCGAGAGCACGCTCGCCGGTGCCGTCGTCCGGGCCGACCGTGTCTGTGACGGCCTCGAGTACGCTGCCTGTCGCGTCGGCGGCACCGACGGGACCGACGCCGTTATCGGGCTGCTCGACGACCTCGGCCGTCCGGACATCCGGTACGTCCTGCTCGGCGCTGTCGCCCCCGCGTGGTACAACCTTCTCGACCTCTCGCGAATTCACGAGGCGGTCGACCGGCCGGTGATCGCCGTCACCTTCGAGGCCAGCGACGGCCTCGAGGCCAGCCTCCGAGAGGCGTTTTCCGGACCCGAACTCGAGGCCCGCCTCGCGACCTACCGAGCGCTGCCGGAGCGACGCGACCTGTCGGTCAACGACGAGACCGTCTACGTGAGATCGGTCGGGCTCGAGGCCGACGAGGCAGCGGCCGTCGTCCGGGCATTCACTCCCGAGGGCGGCCGTCCGGAGCCGATTCGGGTCGCCGGACAGGCGGCTCGAGCGGCGGATTCGTACGTGCGATCGCTCGAGTGA
- a CDS encoding uracil-DNA glycosylase family protein, protein MGAMEDLCVTECTRCPALVDSRSRIVNGGGPEDADLLFVGEGPGANEDEQGEPFVGRSGTVLDDGLRNVGLGRGDIRITNCVRCRPPENRDPKKDELANCRGYLEQEIASLDPEVIVTLGKVPSEHLLERSVAVTKEAGDLAEVRIDGTPRRLLICVHPAATLYDRSQEETFENALQRAADLAGVADSEGGQSRLDGF, encoded by the coding sequence ATGGGAGCGATGGAGGACCTCTGTGTCACGGAGTGTACGCGCTGTCCGGCGCTCGTCGATTCGCGGAGCCGGATCGTCAACGGCGGCGGCCCCGAGGACGCCGACCTCCTGTTCGTCGGCGAGGGCCCCGGAGCCAACGAGGACGAGCAGGGCGAACCGTTCGTCGGCCGCAGCGGCACCGTCTTAGATGACGGCCTCCGCAACGTCGGCCTCGGGCGCGGCGACATTCGCATTACCAACTGCGTGCGCTGTCGTCCCCCCGAAAACCGCGACCCGAAAAAGGACGAACTCGCGAACTGTCGGGGCTACCTCGAGCAAGAAATCGCCTCGCTCGATCCGGAGGTGATCGTCACGCTGGGGAAGGTGCCGAGCGAACACCTGCTCGAGCGGTCGGTCGCGGTCACCAAGGAGGCGGGCGACCTCGCGGAGGTTCGGATCGACGGCACGCCGCGGCGACTGCTGATCTGTGTCCACCCGGCGGCGACGCTGTACGATCGCAGTCAGGAGGAGACGTTCGAGAACGCCCTGCAGCGGGCGGCCGATCTCGCGGGCGTCGCGGACAGCGAGGGCGGACAGTCCCGCCTCGACGGGTTTTGA
- the hisH gene encoding imidazole glycerol phosphate synthase subunit HisH, giving the protein MSTVSSPQEETLASIVIVDYGLGNLRSVTRGLERAGADIEITDDPAAFAAADGVVLPGVGAFREGVENADPLREDLLEVAESGTPLFGICLGMQMLLTTSEEGDNDGESAVQGLDLIPGTNVRFAEGQKVPHMGWNELHVQREHPLVEGIDGNYAYFVHSYYAVPDDRNATVATTDYELEFPSIVANEAGNVFGTQFHPEKSGETGLQILRNFVEICAAE; this is encoded by the coding sequence ATGAGCACTGTTTCGTCTCCGCAGGAGGAAACCCTCGCGTCCATCGTCATCGTCGACTACGGGCTGGGGAACCTCCGCAGCGTCACGCGCGGCTTGGAGCGGGCGGGTGCCGACATCGAAATCACGGACGACCCCGCGGCGTTCGCCGCGGCCGACGGCGTCGTCCTGCCGGGCGTCGGCGCGTTCCGCGAGGGCGTCGAAAACGCCGACCCGCTCCGCGAGGACCTCCTCGAGGTGGCCGAGAGCGGGACCCCCCTCTTCGGCATCTGTCTCGGAATGCAGATGCTGCTCACGACGAGCGAGGAGGGCGACAACGACGGCGAGTCGGCCGTTCAGGGACTCGACCTGATCCCCGGCACCAACGTCCGATTCGCGGAGGGCCAGAAGGTCCCCCACATGGGCTGGAACGAACTCCACGTCCAGCGCGAGCACCCGCTGGTGGAGGGCATCGACGGGAACTACGCCTACTTCGTCCACTCCTACTACGCGGTTCCCGACGACCGGAACGCGACGGTCGCGACGACGGATTATGAACTCGAGTTCCCCTCGATCGTCGCGAACGAGGCGGGCAACGTCTTCGGCACGCAGTTCCACCCCGAGAAGAGCGGCGAGACGGGACTACAGATCCTGCGGAATTTCGTGGAAATCTGCGCCGCGGAGTAG
- a CDS encoding tRNA (guanine(26)-N(2))-dimethyltransferase — protein MRVTEGGVELEVPGEQTEGIEEAVFYNPRQELNRDLTIATLRAYREREDRATSYLDAMTASGVRGVRAAADGWDVTCCDVDEEAVDLARENLERNDCEEATVEHRDVNALMHDSTFDVIDLDPYGTPMPFADAAFANCRDLLCVTATDTAPLCGAHFNSGVRSYSAVPRNTDYHAEMGVRILISALARSGARFDVGVEPILTHATSHYVRTYLELTHKPTAADAAIDELGHCYHCEDCLYREVDPGLIADPVETCPHCGGNRMLAAGPIWLGPVQDSEFIAAVRDEIPYTFDTAPEARELCDTLAAELDEPTHYDQHKLCRNWGLPANAMDDFLADLREAGYAASRAHYGGTTFKTDASVGEIRAATEDSLG, from the coding sequence ATGCGCGTCACCGAGGGCGGGGTCGAACTCGAGGTCCCCGGCGAGCAGACGGAGGGCATCGAGGAGGCGGTCTTCTACAACCCGCGACAGGAGTTGAACCGGGATCTGACGATCGCGACGCTGCGGGCCTACCGCGAGCGCGAGGACCGCGCCACCTCCTATCTGGACGCGATGACCGCGAGCGGCGTCCGCGGCGTTCGGGCCGCCGCGGACGGCTGGGACGTGACCTGCTGTGACGTCGACGAGGAAGCCGTCGACCTCGCGCGAGAGAACCTCGAGCGGAACGACTGCGAGGAGGCGACCGTCGAACACCGCGATGTCAACGCCCTCATGCACGACTCGACGTTCGACGTGATCGATCTCGATCCCTACGGGACGCCGATGCCCTTCGCCGACGCCGCGTTCGCGAACTGCCGCGATCTGCTCTGCGTGACCGCGACCGACACCGCGCCGCTGTGTGGCGCACACTTCAACAGCGGCGTCCGTTCGTACTCCGCGGTGCCCCGAAACACGGACTACCACGCCGAAATGGGCGTTCGGATCCTCATCTCGGCGCTCGCACGCAGCGGCGCGCGCTTCGATGTCGGCGTCGAGCCGATCCTGACCCACGCGACCAGCCACTACGTCCGCACCTACCTCGAACTGACCCACAAGCCCACCGCGGCCGACGCCGCGATCGACGAGTTAGGCCACTGCTATCACTGCGAAGACTGCCTCTACCGCGAGGTCGACCCCGGGCTGATCGCCGATCCGGTCGAGACGTGTCCCCACTGCGGCGGGAATCGGATGCTCGCTGCCGGCCCGATTTGGCTCGGACCGGTCCAAGATTCGGAGTTCATCGCCGCGGTTCGGGACGAGATTCCCTATACGTTCGATACCGCACCGGAGGCGCGGGAACTCTGTGACACGCTCGCGGCGGAACTCGACGAGCCGACCCACTACGACCAGCACAAACTCTGTCGGAACTGGGGGCTGCCCGCGAACGCGATGGACGACTTCTTGGCCGATCTGCGCGAGGCGGGGTATGCGGCCTCTCGAGCCCACTACGGCGGGACGACGTTCAAGACGGACGCGAGCGTGGGCGAGATCCGTGCGGCGACCGAGGACAGTCTCGGCTAG
- a CDS encoding YhjD/YihY/BrkB family envelope integrity protein, whose amino-acid sequence MEGARVIDRKRGLEVTGEAVRLARTEQLTLLAAGVAFYGFISLVPLMLLALGIAASIGGEALAARLTVAASDVLTPAAQELLAETIVDDTGRQGATVVGSLGLLWGSSRVLRGLDRAFSQVYGTAGDKSLLDTVWDAMIVSLGISAGLVIVGTLELGIRFVPGVGLSIIGQLFVILGLIATFLPLYVIFPDANVGFREAAPGTLVAAIGWFALSRSFSLYTSLATGYAIYGALGAVFLVLVWLYIGSIILVFGAVLNAVLANREVDRQLQSPGHRQISTEAMTDDATGADEGAAEDRASDRATARSASARTRDRSGDPEVLREEIERLRDRVDSFEDDVENRTVRKESLEGELKRYVRRRVRRGHAHDWGPYLVLLYGTAMSIAAFYFLEGIYAILAMIVVWTSTLGVYVLMVLFGFGISLLGIPGRVRNLIGDRRS is encoded by the coding sequence GTGGAAGGGGCGCGCGTGATCGACCGCAAACGGGGACTGGAGGTAACGGGAGAAGCGGTCCGGCTCGCGCGGACCGAACAGTTGACGCTGCTCGCGGCGGGCGTCGCGTTCTACGGGTTCATCTCGCTCGTCCCGCTCATGTTACTGGCGCTGGGGATCGCCGCGTCGATCGGCGGCGAGGCGCTCGCGGCGCGGCTCACCGTCGCGGCCAGCGACGTGCTCACGCCGGCGGCCCAGGAGTTGCTCGCCGAGACGATCGTCGACGACACCGGCCGACAGGGGGCGACGGTCGTCGGCAGCCTCGGGCTGCTGTGGGGCTCGAGTCGGGTCCTCCGCGGACTCGATCGGGCCTTCTCGCAGGTGTATGGCACCGCAGGGGACAAATCGCTGCTCGACACCGTCTGGGACGCGATGATCGTCTCGCTCGGCATCTCGGCAGGCCTCGTCATAGTCGGGACCCTCGAACTGGGGATCCGGTTCGTTCCCGGAGTCGGCCTGTCGATCATCGGGCAGCTGTTCGTCATCCTCGGACTCATCGCGACGTTCCTGCCGCTGTACGTCATCTTTCCGGACGCGAACGTCGGCTTCCGGGAGGCCGCGCCGGGGACGCTCGTCGCCGCCATCGGCTGGTTCGCGCTGAGTCGGAGCTTCTCGCTGTACACCAGTCTCGCTACCGGGTACGCGATCTACGGCGCGCTCGGGGCCGTGTTCCTCGTCCTCGTCTGGCTGTACATCGGCTCGATCATCCTCGTCTTCGGCGCGGTCCTCAACGCGGTCCTCGCCAACCGTGAAGTGGATCGGCAGCTACAAAGTCCCGGACACCGACAGATTTCGACAGAAGCGATGACCGACGACGCTACGGGTGCCGACGAGGGAGCCGCGGAGGACCGCGCGAGCGACCGTGCGACCGCGAGGAGCGCCAGCGCCCGAACGCGCGATCGTTCGGGCGACCCCGAGGTGCTCCGCGAGGAGATCGAGCGGCTGCGCGACCGCGTGGATTCCTTCGAAGACGACGTCGAGAACAGGACCGTTCGAAAGGAATCCCTCGAAGGGGAGTTGAAACGCTACGTTCGACGCCGCGTGCGGCGCGGCCACGCCCACGACTGGGGACCGTACCTCGTCTTGCTGTACGGGACGGCGATGTCGATCGCCGCGTTCTACTTCCTCGAGGGAATTTACGCTATCCTCGCGATGATCGTCGTCTGGACCTCGACGCTCGGCGTCTACGTCCTGATGGTCCTGTTCGGCTTCGGCATCTCCCTGCTCGGGATTCCCGGCCGCGTTCGGAACCTGATCGGCGATCGACGCTCCTGA
- a CDS encoding alpha/beta fold hydrolase, protein MNWRGEGDGVEGVDVAGPSDAQSIVFVHGAMFTRKMWLPQQRELSEEYHTVAPDLPGHGTRAGKPFRMAPAIDVLEDVFETHVDGSAVLVGLSLGGYAATEYAYRNPGDVDALVLSGSSVNPVNTMALGTRLTGGLTRLLTKPDLGKRAGEKLATRWVRNRDLPPDIEREIIDSGFYPKQFGDAGPDIAGVDFRAKLSSYPGSTLILNGENDKLMRRGEQAHAGAARDGRVEVLAGAGHICNLHRPATYTDRVRRFVRQAVPTRQ, encoded by the coding sequence ATGAACTGGAGAGGCGAGGGCGACGGCGTCGAGGGCGTCGATGTCGCCGGCCCATCGGATGCACAATCGATCGTGTTCGTCCACGGCGCGATGTTCACGCGAAAGATGTGGCTGCCCCAGCAGCGGGAACTCTCCGAGGAGTATCACACCGTCGCGCCCGATTTGCCGGGTCACGGGACCCGCGCCGGCAAGCCGTTCCGGATGGCCCCGGCGATCGACGTCCTCGAGGACGTGTTCGAGACCCACGTCGACGGCTCGGCGGTGCTCGTCGGGCTCTCGCTGGGCGGGTACGCGGCGACCGAGTACGCCTACCGCAATCCCGGCGACGTCGACGCGCTGGTGCTGTCGGGTAGCAGCGTCAACCCGGTGAACACGATGGCGCTCGGTACGCGACTGACCGGCGGTTTGACGCGGCTCCTGACCAAACCCGACCTCGGGAAACGCGCCGGCGAGAAGCTCGCGACGCGCTGGGTCCGAAACCGCGATCTCCCGCCGGACATCGAGCGGGAGATCATCGACTCGGGCTTCTACCCGAAGCAGTTCGGCGACGCGGGCCCGGACATCGCGGGCGTCGATTTCCGGGCGAAGCTCTCGAGCTATCCCGGGTCGACGCTGATCCTCAACGGGGAGAACGACAAACTCATGCGACGCGGCGAGCAGGCCCACGCCGGCGCGGCGCGGGACGGCCGCGTCGAAGTCCTCGCCGGTGCCGGCCACATCTGCAACCTCCACCGCCCGGCGACGTACACGGATCGGGTACGGCGGTTCGTCCGGCAGGCCGTCCCCACGCGGCAGTAA
- a CDS encoding Vms1/Ankzf1 family peptidyl-tRNA hydrolase, which produces MSPANYELHERLDRLSDASADRDVLVTLTVTPEESIGEARQPVETDYAEATQLAEQSTAQPLVDALEETRSRLNEYDEVPETGLAIYAGVVDGDLVAASFDDLPVPINESRYDHANEFALEPLETLAEPESTYGLLVVERGGAALGRLDDEGVEPIERFDSDVPGKSSAGGQSAERFERDRERQKRDFFDEVADRAEMEFVDGDPIDGVLLGGTTGTVEDFREEADLDHRLEDRLVGEFAVEYASEQGLRQLAAKGESEISERDRGDVRDTLGTFFEAVRDDGDPVAYGADEVDDALEYDAVETLLLSTGLEGRELQTLGDRTAEQGGKTVVVPDDFPDGSRFRDAFDGVGALLRFPID; this is translated from the coding sequence ATGTCTCCTGCCAACTACGAACTCCACGAGCGACTCGACCGCCTCTCGGACGCGTCGGCCGACCGCGACGTGCTCGTCACGCTGACCGTCACGCCCGAGGAATCGATCGGCGAGGCCCGCCAGCCGGTCGAAACCGACTACGCCGAGGCGACCCAGCTCGCCGAGCAGTCGACGGCCCAGCCGCTCGTCGACGCACTCGAGGAGACCCGAAGCCGCCTGAACGAGTACGACGAGGTGCCCGAGACCGGGCTGGCGATCTACGCCGGCGTCGTCGACGGCGACCTCGTCGCCGCGTCGTTCGACGACCTCCCGGTCCCGATCAACGAGTCCAGATACGACCACGCGAACGAGTTCGCCCTCGAGCCCCTCGAGACCCTCGCGGAGCCCGAATCGACCTACGGCCTGCTCGTCGTCGAGCGCGGCGGGGCCGCGCTGGGCCGGCTGGACGACGAGGGCGTCGAGCCGATCGAGCGCTTCGATAGCGACGTGCCGGGAAAGTCGAGCGCCGGCGGGCAGTCGGCCGAGCGGTTCGAACGCGACCGCGAGCGCCAGAAACGCGACTTCTTCGACGAGGTGGCCGACCGCGCCGAAATGGAATTCGTCGACGGCGACCCGATCGACGGCGTCCTCCTCGGGGGCACCACGGGCACCGTCGAGGACTTCCGCGAGGAGGCCGACCTCGACCACCGGCTCGAGGACCGCCTCGTCGGTGAGTTCGCCGTCGAGTACGCCTCCGAGCAGGGGCTCCGCCAACTCGCGGCCAAGGGCGAAAGCGAGATTTCGGAGCGCGATCGCGGGGATGTCCGCGACACGCTCGGGACGTTTTTCGAAGCGGTCCGTGACGACGGCGACCCCGTCGCCTACGGCGCAGACGAAGTCGACGACGCACTCGAGTACGACGCGGTCGAGACGCTGTTGCTCTCGACGGGGCTCGAAGGGCGCGAGCTACAGACGTTGGGTGACCGAACCGCGGAGCAAGGCGGCAAGACCGTCGTCGTTCCGGACGACTTCCCGGACGGCAGCCGCTTTCGCGACGCGTTCGACGGCGTCGGCGCGCTGTTGCGGTTCCCGATCGACTGA
- the dcd gene encoding dCTP deaminase: MILSDADILERLEAGDLVVEPLDDPELQIQPASVDLRLGREFLEFQRTNIPCIHPNTEDEVDEYVTETIVDEDDDFILHPGDFVLGTTHERVEIPDDLIAHVEGRSSLGRLAVVVHATAGLCDPGYRGQITLELSNLGSAPVALTPGMRISQLTFTELKSPAERPYGSERGSKYQDQDGPQASRIQSDDEFGGDQLERDR; this comes from the coding sequence ATGATCCTCTCCGACGCGGACATCCTCGAGCGCCTCGAGGCCGGCGATCTCGTCGTGGAACCGTTAGACGATCCGGAACTGCAGATCCAGCCCGCGAGCGTCGATCTGCGGCTGGGCCGTGAGTTCCTCGAGTTCCAGCGGACGAACATCCCTTGTATTCACCCGAACACCGAAGACGAGGTCGACGAGTACGTCACCGAGACGATCGTCGACGAGGACGACGACTTCATCCTCCATCCCGGCGACTTCGTGCTCGGGACGACCCACGAGCGCGTCGAAATTCCTGACGACCTGATCGCCCACGTCGAGGGCCGCTCCTCGCTCGGCCGACTCGCCGTCGTCGTCCACGCCACGGCGGGTCTCTGCGACCCCGGCTATCGGGGCCAGATCACGCTCGAGCTGTCGAACCTCGGCTCCGCCCCGGTCGCGCTCACGCCCGGCATGCGCATCTCGCAGCTCACGTTCACCGAGCTCAAGTCGCCCGCGGAGCGACCCTACGGCAGCGAACGCGGCTCGAAGTATCAGGACCAGGACGGCCCGCAGGCCTCCCGTATCCAGAGCGACGACGAGTTCGGCGGCGACCAACTCGAGCGCGACCGGTGA
- the pth2 gene encoding peptidyl-tRNA hydrolase Pth2: MKQAIVARTDIGMGQGKLAAQVAHASLSAYEKADKQLQDQWKQGGQKKVVLKGQSERQLHELSEIAERKGIPSAVIRDAGHTQLEPGTVTALAVGPAADDRVDSVTGELSLF, from the coding sequence ATGAAACAGGCCATCGTCGCCCGTACGGACATCGGGATGGGGCAGGGAAAGCTCGCCGCACAGGTCGCTCACGCGTCGCTGTCGGCCTACGAGAAGGCGGACAAACAGTTACAGGACCAGTGGAAACAGGGCGGACAGAAGAAGGTCGTCCTGAAAGGCCAGAGCGAACGGCAGCTCCACGAACTCTCCGAAATCGCCGAGCGGAAGGGGATCCCGAGCGCCGTGATCCGGGACGCCGGCCACACCCAACTCGAGCCGGGAACCGTCACCGCGCTGGCGGTCGGTCCGGCGGCGGACGACCGGGTCGATAGCGTGACCGGCGAGCTGTCGCTGTTCTAA
- a CDS encoding DMT family transporter gives MVSRRIAVFFALSSLFFGGTFVAAKAGLAYFPPLLFVAFRFDIAAVVMLAYVGLTSSRSELLPRTRGDIGAILATGVLAIGLTNALLFVGQQYVTSAVASIMYSLNPIMTPVFAAFLLSDERLSARGAAGMGLGLLGVALVVSPDPANLLGGAVGKGILFAGAIAAALGAVLIRRADSDLSSTVRVAWGLPFAAALCHLLAWSGGESTAAITWSAEAALALGYVSIFAGVLAYIAYFGLIDTAGAIRANLIFYVVPVVSTLGGWALLDETIDAMAVVGFLTIFAGFAVLGSKSIDVRSLLPTVPADPPLADDESAVREEPRGYRSD, from the coding sequence ATGGTTTCCCGCCGCATCGCCGTTTTCTTCGCCCTCTCGAGTCTGTTCTTCGGCGGCACCTTCGTCGCCGCGAAGGCCGGGCTGGCGTACTTTCCGCCGCTGCTGTTCGTCGCCTTCCGGTTCGACATCGCCGCGGTCGTCATGCTTGCCTACGTCGGTCTGACGTCGTCGCGGTCGGAACTGCTCCCGCGGACTCGCGGCGATATCGGTGCGATCCTCGCGACCGGCGTCCTCGCGATCGGGCTGACGAACGCCTTGCTGTTCGTCGGCCAGCAGTACGTCACGAGCGCCGTCGCCTCGATCATGTACAGTCTCAACCCCATCATGACGCCGGTGTTCGCCGCGTTCCTGCTCTCCGACGAGCGACTCTCCGCCCGCGGCGCGGCCGGCATGGGACTGGGCCTGCTCGGCGTCGCCCTCGTGGTCAGCCCCGACCCCGCGAACCTGCTCGGCGGTGCCGTCGGCAAAGGTATCCTCTTCGCTGGAGCGATCGCCGCCGCGCTCGGGGCCGTCCTCATCCGCCGGGCCGACAGCGACCTCTCGAGTACGGTCCGCGTCGCGTGGGGCCTGCCGTTCGCCGCCGCGCTGTGTCACCTGCTGGCCTGGTCCGGCGGCGAGTCGACGGCCGCGATCACGTGGAGCGCCGAAGCGGCTCTGGCGCTCGGCTACGTCAGCATCTTCGCCGGCGTCCTCGCCTACATCGCCTACTTCGGCCTCATCGACACGGCCGGCGCGATCCGCGCGAACCTGATCTTCTACGTCGTGCCCGTCGTCTCGACGCTCGGCGGCTGGGCGCTGCTCGACGAGACCATCGACGCGATGGCCGTCGTCGGCTTCCTGACGATCTTCGCCGGCTTCGCGGTGCTTGGCAGCAAGTCGATCGACGTTCGCTCGCTGCTCCCGACCGTTCCCGCCGACCCGCCGCTGGCAGACGACGAATCGGCGGTCAGGGAGGAACCGCGGGGCTACCGCTCGGACTGA
- a CDS encoding winged helix-turn-helix domain-containing protein, producing MESALEEIEFLALSSNRVEVLRLLAEERRTRTDLANATGASQATLGRILGDFEDRSWIRHDGSEYVATATGRLVAEGFTDLQEILETEGRLRDIVDYLPTHAMDFDLRRLSDATITVPSGTRPNAPLSRLLGFLREGVEVRTFSHTFNEQTLRVVRERVTAGEQRFRGVFGRSAIDALADDSALRGQLEALLAAEDAEIRVREEGVPIAIMIVDEVVYLLLRDENGILRASVDTDDDAVRSWAEDSLDHYWRTATPLESETLSD from the coding sequence ATGGAATCGGCGCTCGAGGAGATCGAGTTCCTCGCACTCTCGTCGAACCGGGTCGAGGTACTCAGGCTGCTCGCCGAGGAACGACGGACGCGGACCGACCTCGCGAACGCGACCGGCGCCTCGCAGGCGACGCTAGGCCGGATTCTCGGCGATTTCGAGGACCGATCGTGGATCAGACACGACGGCAGCGAGTACGTCGCGACCGCGACCGGTCGGCTCGTCGCGGAGGGGTTTACCGACTTACAGGAGATCCTCGAGACCGAGGGCAGGCTCCGGGATATCGTGGACTATCTGCCCACGCACGCGATGGACTTCGACCTCCGGCGGCTCTCGGACGCGACGATCACCGTCCCCAGCGGAACGCGGCCGAACGCGCCGCTGAGCCGGTTGCTCGGATTCCTTCGGGAGGGCGTCGAGGTCCGGACGTTTTCGCACACGTTCAACGAACAGACGCTGCGCGTCGTTCGAGAGCGCGTGACCGCCGGCGAGCAGCGCTTTCGAGGCGTGTTCGGCCGCAGCGCGATCGACGCCCTCGCCGACGACTCGGCGCTCCGGGGACAACTCGAGGCCCTGCTCGCGGCCGAGGACGCCGAAATCCGGGTCCGCGAGGAGGGCGTGCCGATCGCGATCATGATCGTCGACGAGGTCGTCTACCTGCTCTTGCGCGACGAGAACGGCATTCTCCGCGCCTCCGTCGACACCGACGACGACGCCGTGCGCTCATGGGCCGAGGACTCGCTGGATCACTACTGGCGGACGGCGACGCCGCTCGAGTCTGAGACGCTATCCGACTGA